The Idiomarina loihiensis L2TR genomic sequence AATCACGCCGAAGCGCGCGGTTAGCGGGAAGTTATCTGGCCATACTTGTTTTACCGCACGAACTGTCTCTACCAGGAACCGGGCACGGTTCTCAAACGAACCACCATATTCGTCAGTACGCTGGTTAGCATGAGCTGAAAAGAAGCTCTGGCCTAAGTAGCCGTGAGCAAAGTGCAGTTCAAGCCATTCAAATCCTAAGTCACGAGCTCGTTCGGCAGCGGCGACAAAGTCGATTTGCACGCGTTTTATGTCATCCAGCGACATTTCTTCAGGTTCGCGAGGCAGGTTTGCACCAAAAGCGATAGGAGAAGGCGATATTGGCTGCCAGCCTCTAGTATCATTTTCAGCTATGTGGTCGTCACCGTCCCAAGGGCGGTTTGCGCTGGCTTTGCGGCCGGCGTGGCCAATTTGAATGCCGGCAACGGCGCCTGCTTTTTTTATATTCTCCACAACAGGCGCAAAAGCTTGTGCCTGTTCGTCGTTCCAGAGGCCTGTGCAGTTAGGGGTAATGCGCCCTTCAGGGGAAACTGCGGTGGCTTCGACAATGACTAAGCCAGCACCGCCACGCGCCAGGCTGGTGTAATGGCTTAAATGCCAGTCGTTAACGACACCGTCTTCAGCCATATATTGGCACATTGGGGGAACGGCAATGCGGTTACGCAAACGGACGTCTTTTAACTCGAACGGTTGAAATAGTGCGGACACCTTAAGTACTCCTGTTAATTACTGCGCTTGCTGTAAAAGCAATTTTGAAGCACCTATACTAGCTCGGGCACTGGTTTGAGATAATTAGAAATAATCTATCTCAACCATCGAAAAAATGAATCAAACGAACGCCGCCCTGACTAACCTTTCTGCTCCCGCGTCTCGACATCCAGTTTGAAGTCGACGACTTTCGTTTCGCCGCGATACCAGAGCTCAATACTTTCAGGCTGCCCGTAATAATAGAACACATGCACCGGTTCGCCGTCTTCGCGCTCAAGTAGAATAACGTTGTCAAAGGGCTGCAGGTATTTTTGCTCTGCGTTCTTCGCGAAAATTCGGTTGCGAAGCTTTGTGTTTAACCGCGTGCCGTCAAGGGTTTCTTCGGGAGTAAACACGCTGTAGTCAACAACAAGTCGGTTGTCGTCTAAGCGCATACCGTCGGGTAAATTGTCGGCGCTGTAGCTTTTTTTGACAATATCCGGTGCCGTTAATAGCGGAATGCGGACTTCGATACGAGCTGGCGACTCCGGCATATACTCAGGGGTATACGCAAAGCCATATGTGGTGAAACTGAATACCTCATCTTTGTCGCGTGTTAACTCAATGGTTTCGTCTGCGTCATCGAAAAATTTCACCATTTCGGTCAGTATCACTCGCTTAAATTTTGGCTCTAAGTTGAAGTGGTAGCGGTCTGAACTGCTGATAAAAAGCTGGCTTTGTACCGGCGGGTATTTCAGATAGATCCGTTCTGTGTGTTGATATTCCGGAAGGTGCCGACTTTTTTCATAGCGAATATCAATAAGCTGTTTCATTTCTTCTTCGGTTAAATCGACTCGTCGTTTTGGCCTTTCATCATAAACCGGGCCTGCCAGGTCGATATCAGGCAAAGTGCTTAAATCAATCTCATCACTATTGTCTTGTTGGCCAAGGAAGTGAATTGGAATTTCAATTTTGTGAGTTACTTTATCGCGGGTTTTCTTGCGGGGCAGCAAAGTCACTCGTGCGGTAGCTACAGGCCCCATAAAGGCAAAGGCTTTATGCAGAACGCGGCCTTCGCCTACGGAAAGTTTGTCATGTAAGTTATTGCCTTCGGTGCGTACGGTTTCTGCATCAACTTCACCCCGCATGGCTCGTTCTATGATTTCGTCAAGCCATTCACTCATTCGTTCGTGATAATCAGACTGCAGTGTCGTATCCATTCGCAGTTGAAGTTCCCGCTCGGTTGGCGAGAGGGCTTCACCAATAATGTCTTCGTCTCGCAGCGGCATTGCCTGGTCATCCGGTACTTCAATTTTTATGTCGTAGTTAAAATCACCGGCCTTAACCAGAGTGACAGAATATCCGCGCTGCTCTTGAGTTTTGCCCACATCGCTTGCTTTAAACTCGAACTGAAGCACATCTTTGGGTAACTCAGTTTCAACGTCGCCGAGCAGTTTAACGGGTTGTAGGTCGTCTTCGGTACGCGGCTCTTTGAAATAAAAGCGTTCTGGGTCGTAACGAATTTCATCGGTTTGGGCAACCCAGTCTAATAGGTCAGGTAGGGCTTTGACGTCGCCGTTATCCATCACTACCTGGGTAAACTGCAGCTGACTTTTAAAGGGAAAAGCAAAAGGTTCACGAACCTGAAACCACTGACCCTCGCGTGAAGCGGTGGAAGCCACAAAGTTGTTACGGTAAATATCCAGAAGCTTTTGTGGGCTTTCGTAGTCTTTTAGTCGTTTAAATCGGTCGGCGGTGTAGGGGCGACCTAAGGGGCCTATGTAAGAAGCCTTGAAAGGCTCAACATAAAAGTACTGCGCAGGTTTTTCATCGAATTTTATCGTTCTGTAAATGTTCCGGTGGGCTATAAACTCCTCGCCCTCCAGAGCTTCAAACAAAGCTTTATCTTCAATGGTTTGGATTTTTTTCTTACGCTCTTTTCTCTTTTGCTGTAATTCAGCTAAAGCCGCTTCTTTTTGCTCCACACTCAGTACCTCTCTTGCTGAATAACTGTCGTTACTGTTGCAACCCAGCGTAATAGCGCCCGCTGAAAGTGCGCCAATAAGCAACAAAATTCCTTTTTTATTCATGACAGTACCTAATCTGTTTTACTGATAGCTGTACCAGCTAGCGCTAAAAATTCTGTTCGTTTAAAGCATGACCGCTAAGAGTACCTGTTAAAGCGCACAATTTTAAGTTAAGGCTTTGTAAAAACACAGGCTAGCGGCGGGTTTTACTCGCTAGCCGGCTGATGAGCGCTATAGAGTTGTCGTATACTGGCAAATATGAGACTACTGCTACAAAAATAGACCGGAAATAACCATGTTGAAGCTGAAAACCTTAATTGCCGGCTTAGTGTTGTGCTTATTGAGTGCCTCCGCGCAGGCCGAAATTCTCTACAAGGTGACAAAAGAAGACCAGACTATTTGGGTATACGGCACGCTGCACGCCGCCAAAAAAGACTTAATTAAGCTGTCTGAAACGGCAGAAAATGCATTGAAAAACAGTGAAACCGTGTGGTTTGAGGTACATCCGGAGAAAATTCAAAGTGCTCAAGCGTTGTTTATGCAGCATGCCCGGCGCTCCGAGGGTAAGTTATCTGACACGGTCGATAGTGAAACCTGGCAGCAGCTCACTACGCAGGTTGAAAAGTATGGTATGAACGCCAGTGCGCTGGAACAGCTCAATGCCTGGTTCGCACAAATTGTCATTGTTT encodes the following:
- a CDS encoding NADH:flavin oxidoreductase/NADH oxidase, which translates into the protein MSALFQPFELKDVRLRNRIAVPPMCQYMAEDGVVNDWHLSHYTSLARGGAGLVIVEATAVSPEGRITPNCTGLWNDEQAQAFAPVVENIKKAGAVAGIQIGHAGRKASANRPWDGDDHIAENDTRGWQPISPSPIAFGANLPREPEEMSLDDIKRVQIDFVAAAERARDLGFEWLELHFAHGYLGQSFFSAHANQRTDEYGGSFENRARFLVETVRAVKQVWPDNFPLTARFGVIEFDGNDEQQMQESVKLTQLLKAEGLDFLNVSISFSTPNANIPWGPGFMAPIAERIRKEVDIPVASAWGIDLPQLAEHTIAQGQLDLVMVGRAHLENPHWPYDAAKVLRVEKPSWVLPAPYAHWLERY